The following is a genomic window from Spirosoma foliorum.
CCAGAAGGTACTACAGGCGGTGGCTCCTACCCTAACCTTTTCGACGCTCATCCTCCTTTCCAGATCGACGGCAACTTTGGGGGTTCGAGCGGCATTACCGAAATGCTGTTGCAAAGTCAGGGGAAAACACTTGATCTGCTACCCGCCCTTCCTTCCGCCTTACCAACGGGCTACATCAACGGCATTTGCGCGCAAGGTGGGTTTACCCTAAATATCCGCTGGCAAAACGGGCAGCTGAGCGGAGTCGATATTACCTCTAAAGCTGGGCAAACCTGCGTACTTCGATATGGCGACAAGCAGCTACAGCTCAAAACTGAAAAAGGAAAAACGTACAAGCTGAATGGCGACTTGACGGTGTTGTAATCCACAATCTTGGCGTGATGGCAGATGCTTACATCCGCCATCACGCCAAGATTACTAATATAATATGAATACGGGATTAGATAGGCCTATAGGGCCTTCACAACGTAGTGTAGGTAGTAAAA
Proteins encoded in this region:
- a CDS encoding glycosyl hydrolase family 95 catalytic domain-containing protein, with amino-acid sequence MQKFEKSNDPPDLMKAARQSLLERGDEGTGWSLAWKINFWARFRYGNHAYNMLKLLFRPAISPEGTTGGGSYPNLFDAHPPFQIDGNFGGSSGITEMLLQSQGKTLDLLPALPSALPTGYINGICAQGGFTLNIRWQNGQLSGVDITSKAGQTCVLRYGDKQLQLKTEKGKTYKLNGDLTVL